A genomic stretch from Chelmon rostratus isolate fCheRos1 chromosome 14, fCheRos1.pri, whole genome shotgun sequence includes:
- the sh3pxd2b gene encoding SH3 and PX domain-containing protein 2B isoform X1 gives MPRRTVQEVTVQDVQKRRNPNKHYVYIIKVSWSDGSTEIIYRRYSKFFDLQMELLDKFPVEGGQKDPKRRIIPFLPGKILFRRSHIRDVAMKRLRPINEYCRALIQLPVYISQCEEVRVFFETRPEDLNPPKEEPIGKKKSGIVERATTFLKRGDSTSADPLLLDQYVAVTDYEKQESSEISLHVGQVVEVIEKNESGWWFVSSEDAQGWVPATCLEAQDDPDDFTFPGEEEEKYSVIYPYSARDEDEIDLERGMIVEVIQKNLEGWWKIRYQGREGWAPASYLKKSDIQSQKQSAGAAAHASTNDLDGVSKQNQQNNAARENRDSSQKENRLSFFSDNKKVGSRHRPPPRRDLTIPRGTNLPKPPIPPQVEEEFYTIADFQTTIPDGISFQAGVKVEVIEKNASGWWYIQIDDKEGWAPANFIDKYKKTSNALRPNFLAPLPNEMEKLRLEDGGSSSVSGTDESWSKPLPDEPTTASESCARPKLRDWKSSASKGASGPLPPAPAAPPVEEKPALPPRRESINKSFELEVAEKPRSDHSKPLPPKPPAPGVIMPLVTPKAAPFKQDKPPDAKKEDKSKPLLLRNEMGLECGHKVSAKEVKKFNLKPVPKHPPKPKSEAQEEKAEATGPAVFMKPKPVIRPKPVPAAKPDPPAENKLDITNLRSKLRPPKPADPGSASDATAAVNSSQPSQPPSSPPIHIPTLNNGKHCDEPKLPPKHINGHSQESSSPPAKPAVPPHKEPPQRPPSMAPRRPPPPKKENPSSPTELKPPPALKEAQDIPKAPPPQLSRPPPPKPKGFALAPPNKEKEEPKANKVPIPPKPLVKSEKPGPPKDKLPPLLKDPSKDELYLAVADFEGDENTSSFKVGTVFEVLEKNGSGWWFCKNVREEVEGWIPSNYLSKKP, from the exons GGAAGATCCTGTTTAGGAGGAGCCATATTAGAGATGTGGCCATGAAAAGGCTAAGGCCTATCAACGAGTACTGCAGG GCCCTCATTCAGCTGCCGGTCTACATCTCACAGTGCGAGGAAGTCCGAGTGTTCTTTGAGACCAGACCTGAAGACCTCAACCCGCCCAAGGA AGAACCCATCGGAAAGAAGAAATCAG GGATTGTGGAGAGAGCGACTACTTTCCTAAAGCGAG GAGATTCCACCTCAGCAGACCCTCTCCTCCTCGACCAGTACGTGGCAGTAACAGACTATGAGAAGCAGGAGAGCTCTGAGATCAGCCTGCATGTGGGTCAGGTGGTGGAGGTCATTGAGAAAAATGAGTCAG GGTGGTGGTTTGTTAGTTCAGAAGATGCCCAGGGCTGGGTCCCTGCCACCTGCCTTGAGGCACAGGATGACCCTGATGACTTCACTTTTCCAGGGGAAGAAG AGGAGAAGTACTCAGTGATTTACCCGTACTCGGCCAGGGACGAGGATGAGATTGACCTGGAGAGGGGCATGATTGTCGAGGTGATTCAGAAGAACTTGGAGGGCTGGTGGAAGATCAG GTACCAGGGCCGTGAGGGCTGGGCCCCAGCCTCCTACCTGAAGAAGTCTGACATCCAGAGCCAGAAGCAGTCAGCAGGGGCTGCTGCTCATGCCAGTACCAACGACCTAGACGGGGTTTCGAAACAAAACCAGCAAAACAATGCGGCCAGAGAGAACCGAGACAGCAGCCAGAAAGAAAACCGACTCTCATTTTTCTCCGACAACAAAA AAGTGGGATCAAGACACAGACCTCCTCCACGCAGAGATCTTACCATT CCACGTGGTACAAACCTACCCAAGCCCCCCATTCCTCCTCAGGTTGAGGAAGAGTTCTACACCATAGCGGACTTCCAGACCACCATTCCTGATGGTATTAGCTTCCAAGCTGGAGTCAAAGTTGAG GTGATTGAGAAAAATGCCAGTGGTTGGTGGTACATCCAGATAGATGACAAAGAGGGCTGGGCCCCGGCCAACTTCATTGACAAGTACAAGAAGACCAGCAATGCCCTGCGACCTAATTTCCTTGCCCCTCTTCCCAATGAGATGGAGAAGCTGAGACTGGAAGACGGCGGTTCCTCAAGTGTTTCAGGCACAGACGAAAGCTGGTCCAAGCCTTTACCAGATGAGCCAACCACAGCCTCGGAGTCCTGTGCCCGGCCTAAACTGAGAGATTGGAAGTCCAGTGCCAGCAAAGGGGCCTCTGGGCCTTTACCCCCAGCCCCAGCTGCCCCTCCAGTCGAAGAGAAACCAGCTCTGCCACCTCGAAGGGAGTCCATTAATAAGAGCTTTGAATTGGAGGTAGCAGAGAAACCGAGATCTGATCATTCCAAACCTTTGCCCCCAAAACCCCCAGCTCCTGGGGTCATCATGCCACTGGTTACACCCAAGGCAGCCCCCTTCAAACAGGACAAACCGCCAGATGCCAAGAAAGAAGATAAGAGCAAACCACTTCTCCTTCGGAATGAGATGGGTCTTGAATGTGGCCACAAGGTCTCAGCCAAAGAGGTGAAGAAGTTTAATCTGAAACCGGTACCCAAACACCCACCAAAACCCAAATCAGAAGCacaggaggagaaagcagaggcCACCGGCCCAGCAGTGTTCATGAAGCCGAAGCCAGTGATCCGACCTAAACCTGTTCCAGCTGCCAAACCAGATCCTccagcagaaaacaaactggACATCACCAACCTGAGAAGCAAGCTGAGGCCACCAAAACCTGCAGACCCCGGCTCTGCATCTGACGCCACTGCAGCAGTGAATAGTTCTCAACCCAGTCAACCCCCCAGCTCTCCCCCCATCCATATCCCTACCCTCAATAATGGCAAGCACTGTGACGAGCCAAAACTCCCCCCAAAACACATCAATGGTCACAGCCAGGAGAGCTCATCACCCCCTGCAAAACCAGCAGTGCCTCCCCACAAGGAACCCCCTCAAAGACCCCCCTCCATGGCTCCGAGGAGACCTCCTCCTCCAAAGAAGGAGAACCCATCCAGCCCAACTGAGCTCAAACCTCCTCCTGCTCTAAAAGAAGCCCAGGACATACCCAAGGCCCCACCACCCCAACTCAGCAGACCCCCACCCCCGAAACCCAAAGGGTTTGCTCTGGCGCCtccaaacaaagagaaagaagagccCAAAGCGAACAAAGTCCCGATTCCTCCCAAGCCCCTGGTGAAGAGCGAGAAGCCCGGCCCGCCCAAGGACAAGCTTCCACCTTTACTCAAGGACCCCAGTAAGGATGAGCTGTATCTAGCTGTGGCGGACTTTGAAGGGGATGAAAACACATCCAGCTTCAAGGTGGGTACAGTGTTCGAGGTGCTGGAAAAAAACGGCAGCGGCTGGTGGTTCTGTAAAAACGTACGAGAAGAAGTCGAGGGCTGGATCCCCTCGAATTACCTGAGCAAGAAACCTTAG
- the sh3pxd2b gene encoding SH3 and PX domain-containing protein 2B isoform X2, whose translation MPRRTVQEVTVQDVQKRRNPNKHYVYIIKVSWSDGSTEIIYRRYSKFFDLQMELLDKFPVEGGQKDPKRRIIPFLPGKILFRRSHIRDVAMKRLRPINEYCRALIQLPVYISQCEEVRVFFETRPEDLNPPKEEPIGKKKSGDSTSADPLLLDQYVAVTDYEKQESSEISLHVGQVVEVIEKNESGWWFVSSEDAQGWVPATCLEAQDDPDDFTFPGEEEEKYSVIYPYSARDEDEIDLERGMIVEVIQKNLEGWWKIRYQGREGWAPASYLKKSDIQSQKQSAGAAAHASTNDLDGVSKQNQQNNAARENRDSSQKENRLSFFSDNKKVGSRHRPPPRRDLTIPRGTNLPKPPIPPQVEEEFYTIADFQTTIPDGISFQAGVKVEVIEKNASGWWYIQIDDKEGWAPANFIDKYKKTSNALRPNFLAPLPNEMEKLRLEDGGSSSVSGTDESWSKPLPDEPTTASESCARPKLRDWKSSASKGASGPLPPAPAAPPVEEKPALPPRRESINKSFELEVAEKPRSDHSKPLPPKPPAPGVIMPLVTPKAAPFKQDKPPDAKKEDKSKPLLLRNEMGLECGHKVSAKEVKKFNLKPVPKHPPKPKSEAQEEKAEATGPAVFMKPKPVIRPKPVPAAKPDPPAENKLDITNLRSKLRPPKPADPGSASDATAAVNSSQPSQPPSSPPIHIPTLNNGKHCDEPKLPPKHINGHSQESSSPPAKPAVPPHKEPPQRPPSMAPRRPPPPKKENPSSPTELKPPPALKEAQDIPKAPPPQLSRPPPPKPKGFALAPPNKEKEEPKANKVPIPPKPLVKSEKPGPPKDKLPPLLKDPSKDELYLAVADFEGDENTSSFKVGTVFEVLEKNGSGWWFCKNVREEVEGWIPSNYLSKKP comes from the exons GGAAGATCCTGTTTAGGAGGAGCCATATTAGAGATGTGGCCATGAAAAGGCTAAGGCCTATCAACGAGTACTGCAGG GCCCTCATTCAGCTGCCGGTCTACATCTCACAGTGCGAGGAAGTCCGAGTGTTCTTTGAGACCAGACCTGAAGACCTCAACCCGCCCAAGGA AGAACCCATCGGAAAGAAGAAATCAG GAGATTCCACCTCAGCAGACCCTCTCCTCCTCGACCAGTACGTGGCAGTAACAGACTATGAGAAGCAGGAGAGCTCTGAGATCAGCCTGCATGTGGGTCAGGTGGTGGAGGTCATTGAGAAAAATGAGTCAG GGTGGTGGTTTGTTAGTTCAGAAGATGCCCAGGGCTGGGTCCCTGCCACCTGCCTTGAGGCACAGGATGACCCTGATGACTTCACTTTTCCAGGGGAAGAAG AGGAGAAGTACTCAGTGATTTACCCGTACTCGGCCAGGGACGAGGATGAGATTGACCTGGAGAGGGGCATGATTGTCGAGGTGATTCAGAAGAACTTGGAGGGCTGGTGGAAGATCAG GTACCAGGGCCGTGAGGGCTGGGCCCCAGCCTCCTACCTGAAGAAGTCTGACATCCAGAGCCAGAAGCAGTCAGCAGGGGCTGCTGCTCATGCCAGTACCAACGACCTAGACGGGGTTTCGAAACAAAACCAGCAAAACAATGCGGCCAGAGAGAACCGAGACAGCAGCCAGAAAGAAAACCGACTCTCATTTTTCTCCGACAACAAAA AAGTGGGATCAAGACACAGACCTCCTCCACGCAGAGATCTTACCATT CCACGTGGTACAAACCTACCCAAGCCCCCCATTCCTCCTCAGGTTGAGGAAGAGTTCTACACCATAGCGGACTTCCAGACCACCATTCCTGATGGTATTAGCTTCCAAGCTGGAGTCAAAGTTGAG GTGATTGAGAAAAATGCCAGTGGTTGGTGGTACATCCAGATAGATGACAAAGAGGGCTGGGCCCCGGCCAACTTCATTGACAAGTACAAGAAGACCAGCAATGCCCTGCGACCTAATTTCCTTGCCCCTCTTCCCAATGAGATGGAGAAGCTGAGACTGGAAGACGGCGGTTCCTCAAGTGTTTCAGGCACAGACGAAAGCTGGTCCAAGCCTTTACCAGATGAGCCAACCACAGCCTCGGAGTCCTGTGCCCGGCCTAAACTGAGAGATTGGAAGTCCAGTGCCAGCAAAGGGGCCTCTGGGCCTTTACCCCCAGCCCCAGCTGCCCCTCCAGTCGAAGAGAAACCAGCTCTGCCACCTCGAAGGGAGTCCATTAATAAGAGCTTTGAATTGGAGGTAGCAGAGAAACCGAGATCTGATCATTCCAAACCTTTGCCCCCAAAACCCCCAGCTCCTGGGGTCATCATGCCACTGGTTACACCCAAGGCAGCCCCCTTCAAACAGGACAAACCGCCAGATGCCAAGAAAGAAGATAAGAGCAAACCACTTCTCCTTCGGAATGAGATGGGTCTTGAATGTGGCCACAAGGTCTCAGCCAAAGAGGTGAAGAAGTTTAATCTGAAACCGGTACCCAAACACCCACCAAAACCCAAATCAGAAGCacaggaggagaaagcagaggcCACCGGCCCAGCAGTGTTCATGAAGCCGAAGCCAGTGATCCGACCTAAACCTGTTCCAGCTGCCAAACCAGATCCTccagcagaaaacaaactggACATCACCAACCTGAGAAGCAAGCTGAGGCCACCAAAACCTGCAGACCCCGGCTCTGCATCTGACGCCACTGCAGCAGTGAATAGTTCTCAACCCAGTCAACCCCCCAGCTCTCCCCCCATCCATATCCCTACCCTCAATAATGGCAAGCACTGTGACGAGCCAAAACTCCCCCCAAAACACATCAATGGTCACAGCCAGGAGAGCTCATCACCCCCTGCAAAACCAGCAGTGCCTCCCCACAAGGAACCCCCTCAAAGACCCCCCTCCATGGCTCCGAGGAGACCTCCTCCTCCAAAGAAGGAGAACCCATCCAGCCCAACTGAGCTCAAACCTCCTCCTGCTCTAAAAGAAGCCCAGGACATACCCAAGGCCCCACCACCCCAACTCAGCAGACCCCCACCCCCGAAACCCAAAGGGTTTGCTCTGGCGCCtccaaacaaagagaaagaagagccCAAAGCGAACAAAGTCCCGATTCCTCCCAAGCCCCTGGTGAAGAGCGAGAAGCCCGGCCCGCCCAAGGACAAGCTTCCACCTTTACTCAAGGACCCCAGTAAGGATGAGCTGTATCTAGCTGTGGCGGACTTTGAAGGGGATGAAAACACATCCAGCTTCAAGGTGGGTACAGTGTTCGAGGTGCTGGAAAAAAACGGCAGCGGCTGGTGGTTCTGTAAAAACGTACGAGAAGAAGTCGAGGGCTGGATCCCCTCGAATTACCTGAGCAAGAAACCTTAG